A stretch of the Snodgrassella alvi genome encodes the following:
- a CDS encoding DUF423 domain-containing protein, with translation MWLGTAAMNLALAVMLGAFGAHGLKQMASAQQLEWWHTATQYFFWHALGLLMLGVLARTVPAFAVKTPFWLLQLGLIIFCGSLYLMALGLPRWLGAITPVGGVTMIIGWLTLAWMAFKQS, from the coding sequence ATGTGGTTAGGTACGGCAGCAATGAATCTAGCTCTGGCGGTAATGCTCGGTGCATTTGGTGCACATGGTTTAAAGCAGATGGCCAGTGCACAGCAGCTTGAATGGTGGCATACAGCCACACAGTATTTTTTTTGGCATGCACTGGGATTGCTGATGCTCGGTGTGCTGGCCAGAACTGTACCGGCTTTTGCCGTTAAAACTCCATTCTGGCTGTTGCAGCTGGGGCTAATTATTTTTTGTGGTTCATTGTATCTGATGGCTTTAGGTTTACCGCGCTGGCTGGGTGCTATAACACCTGTAGGTGGGGTAACAATGATTATTGGCTGGTTAACGCTAGCTTGGATGGCGTTTAAGCAGTCTTAG
- a CDS encoding NAD-dependent succinate-semialdehyde dehydrogenase, which yields MAYQSLNPFTNELTKTFNNHTDAEVENILTQAYTLYQSAWSQPQNISDRQALLRRLADVMTLHQEKIARIITQDMGKRLAESRNEVVNCIEIVQYYAEQAAELLKPVAYPSKLGKGWVEHHPIGIILAIEPWNFPIYQLIRVIAPAMAVGNPVVAKHASNVPQCAQLMEDLLHEANAPAGAYTNLFVNTQQIATIISDKRVQGVALTGSEGAGSIVAGQAGSKLKKATMELGGNDVFVVTEDADVAAAAHTAVGGRLFNAGQVCIAAKRFIVHEQVAEEFIRIVKEDFANVVMGDPLDEHTTLAPLSSRKGKEDLQKQLDAAISHGAKVLCGNQPAEGNFFTPTLITDISRDNPAYFEEFFGPVAQLYVVKNDDEAVALANDSNFGLGGTVFSKDIERAKKLASRIETGMVFINRFGDSVAKLPFGGVKRSGFGRELSDLGIKEFVNHKLIVVGQE from the coding sequence ATGGCATATCAATCTCTCAATCCGTTCACCAACGAACTGACTAAAACTTTCAACAATCACACAGACGCTGAAGTAGAAAACATCCTCACTCAGGCCTATACGCTGTATCAGTCTGCGTGGTCGCAGCCACAAAACATAAGTGACAGACAGGCACTTTTACGCCGTCTAGCAGATGTCATGACGCTGCATCAAGAAAAAATTGCTCGAATCATTACTCAGGATATGGGTAAACGTCTGGCCGAAAGTCGAAATGAAGTGGTTAACTGCATTGAAATCGTGCAGTATTATGCCGAACAGGCAGCCGAATTACTCAAACCAGTAGCTTATCCAAGTAAGCTAGGTAAAGGCTGGGTAGAACATCATCCCATCGGAATTATTCTGGCGATTGAACCATGGAATTTTCCAATATATCAATTGATTCGTGTGATTGCGCCAGCAATGGCTGTTGGCAATCCAGTGGTCGCCAAACATGCAAGCAATGTGCCGCAATGTGCACAACTGATGGAAGATTTGCTGCATGAAGCCAATGCACCAGCAGGCGCCTATACCAATTTGTTTGTTAACACACAGCAGATTGCCACTATTATTAGCGACAAGCGCGTACAAGGCGTGGCGCTCACCGGTTCTGAAGGTGCCGGCAGCATAGTAGCCGGACAGGCTGGCAGCAAATTGAAAAAAGCCACCATGGAGCTGGGTGGCAATGATGTCTTTGTCGTGACTGAAGATGCAGACGTGGCGGCAGCAGCACATACGGCCGTTGGTGGCCGCCTGTTCAATGCCGGACAAGTATGTATCGCCGCAAAACGATTTATCGTGCATGAACAAGTGGCCGAAGAGTTTATCCGAATTGTCAAAGAAGATTTTGCCAATGTGGTAATGGGAGATCCACTAGATGAACATACCACGCTCGCACCACTATCATCTCGCAAGGGCAAAGAGGATTTGCAGAAACAACTTGATGCAGCTATCAGCCATGGCGCCAAAGTATTATGCGGCAATCAGCCAGCTGAAGGTAACTTCTTTACCCCTACCCTGATTACTGATATCAGCCGCGACAATCCAGCTTATTTTGAGGAATTTTTTGGTCCGGTAGCGCAGCTGTATGTGGTGAAAAATGATGATGAAGCTGTCGCTCTGGCCAATGATTCTAATTTTGGGCTGGGCGGAACTGTGTTTTCGAAAGACATCGAACGCGCTAAAAAACTGGCTTCCCGTATCGAAACCGGTATGGTATTCATCAACCGCTTTGGGGATTCAGTTGCTAAGCTGCCATTTGGCGGAGTAAAACGCTCCGGTTTCGGCCGCGAACTGAGCGATCTGGGCATTAAAGAATTCGTAAACCACAAACTGATAGTAGTTGGTCAAGAATAA
- a CDS encoding efflux RND transporter periplasmic adaptor subunit — translation MKQMKKKWVKRVVWLLVLLLLAAILWNLFFKPKNQMNFVTDEVRRSDITQTVNATGEIAAAQLVDVGAQASGQIKKLYVKLGQQVKKGDLIADIDSTTQMNTLNTNKAKLDTYRAQLVSAEIALKMKQRAFAREQVLIGQDATSKADYDNAQDNLAAARANVAELKSQIRQTQIAINTSEADLGYTRITAPMAGTVVSIPVEEGQTVNSSQNTPTIVQLADLSKMLNKMQIAEGDMSKVKAGMNLTFTTLADNSKMRQAKLDAVDPGLTTMSQGSYNTSTDTTDTAIYYYARALVPNDDGALHIGMTTQNNIFVKAVRNVLTVSNQAIKHRRGKKVVQVLDDNQQVQERQIHTGITDGMRTEVKSGLKEGEKVVLSSLSKAEAKDGVSIEPKKRGPRM, via the coding sequence ATGAAGCAAATGAAAAAAAAATGGGTTAAAAGGGTAGTATGGCTATTGGTTTTGTTGCTGCTAGCGGCAATCCTGTGGAACCTATTTTTCAAACCCAAAAATCAGATGAATTTTGTGACTGATGAAGTACGCCGCAGTGATATTACCCAGACAGTGAATGCGACCGGTGAAATTGCCGCAGCTCAACTGGTGGATGTGGGTGCACAAGCTTCAGGACAGATTAAAAAGTTGTATGTCAAACTGGGACAGCAGGTAAAAAAAGGCGACCTGATTGCCGATATTGATTCCACCACCCAGATGAATACCCTGAATACCAATAAAGCCAAGCTGGATACTTATCGTGCCCAGTTGGTATCGGCGGAAATCGCATTAAAAATGAAGCAGCGTGCATTTGCACGTGAGCAAGTTTTAATCGGACAAGATGCAACTTCCAAAGCGGATTATGATAATGCACAGGATAATCTGGCTGCTGCCCGAGCCAATGTGGCAGAGCTGAAATCTCAGATTCGCCAAACTCAGATTGCTATCAATACCTCAGAAGCAGATTTGGGCTATACCCGCATTACCGCGCCGATGGCCGGTACCGTGGTTTCCATTCCGGTAGAAGAAGGACAGACCGTCAATTCTAGCCAAAACACACCAACTATCGTCCAGTTAGCTGACTTAAGCAAAATGCTGAATAAAATGCAGATTGCCGAAGGTGACATGAGCAAGGTGAAGGCAGGAATGAATCTGACATTCACCACGCTGGCCGATAACAGCAAAATGCGTCAGGCGAAATTGGATGCTGTAGACCCTGGTCTGACTACTATGTCACAGGGTAGCTACAACACCAGTACCGATACCACCGATACTGCCATCTATTACTATGCCCGTGCACTGGTACCGAATGATGATGGTGCTCTGCATATTGGCATGACTACACAGAACAATATTTTTGTAAAAGCCGTGAGAAATGTACTCACCGTTTCCAATCAGGCCATCAAACATCGTCGCGGCAAAAAAGTTGTTCAGGTACTCGATGATAACCAGCAGGTACAGGAAAGACAGATTCACACCGGCATCACTGATGGTATGCGGACCGAAGTGAAATCGGGGCTGAAAGAAGGTGAAAAGGTCGTATTATCTTCTTTGAGCAAAGCTGAAGCTAAAGATGGTGTCAGCATCGAACCGAAAAAGCGCGGCCCGAGAATGTAA
- the cydX gene encoding cytochrome bd-I oxidase subunit CydX — protein MWYFAWCLGIGFAILLGVVNALWGEYQQDRDSLEQNSSES, from the coding sequence ATGTGGTATTTTGCTTGGTGTTTGGGCATTGGTTTTGCCATATTGCTGGGTGTAGTGAATGCATTATGGGGCGAATATCAGCAGGATAGAGATTCTTTAGAGCAGAACTCATCAGAGTCATAA
- the ispD gene encoding 2-C-methyl-D-erythritol 4-phosphate cytidylyltransferase, translating into MSRRIALIPAAGVGARFGAECPKQYVRLVGRTVLEHTVTRLAGIPAIDLVFIVVSSQDEYIDTIYPSAALPPNIAILRCGGDTRAQTVRNGIRLAQQHYAVLDTDWLLVHDAARCCVSTESVERLIKAVQHHPVGGLSALPVADTLKQADPAQQVSRTVNRAGLWQAQTPQMFRAGMLAAALDQADLDVITDESSAVEAMGLAPLLVAGDIRNLKLTSAQDALLATYFLQQDNIE; encoded by the coding sequence ATGAGCCGGCGTATTGCGCTGATTCCGGCTGCAGGTGTCGGCGCACGCTTTGGTGCAGAGTGCCCGAAACAGTATGTCCGTCTAGTAGGGCGAACGGTGCTCGAACATACTGTCACACGATTAGCCGGAATACCAGCAATTGATTTAGTGTTCATTGTCGTGTCGTCACAGGATGAGTACATCGATACCATATATCCATCTGCTGCTTTACCTCCCAATATCGCTATTCTGCGCTGTGGTGGAGACACGCGAGCGCAAACAGTGCGCAATGGCATCAGACTGGCCCAGCAGCACTATGCCGTTCTGGATACAGACTGGCTGCTGGTACATGATGCCGCCCGCTGCTGTGTTAGTACAGAATCAGTTGAACGCCTAATAAAGGCAGTACAGCATCATCCGGTGGGCGGATTATCAGCACTGCCGGTGGCTGATACATTGAAGCAGGCAGACCCGGCACAGCAGGTCAGCAGGACGGTCAACAGAGCAGGTTTATGGCAGGCTCAGACGCCGCAGATGTTTCGTGCAGGTATGCTGGCTGCAGCACTGGATCAGGCAGATTTAGACGTAATAACTGATGAATCTTCCGCTGTAGAAGCCATGGGGCTTGCACCGCTGCTGGTGGCAGGAGATATCCGGAACCTAAAATTAACCAGTGCACAAGATGCTTTACTGGCTACTTATTTCTTACAGCAGGATAACATTGAATGA
- the dnaQ gene encoding DNA polymerase III subunit epsilon — protein MRQIILDTETTGLSASNGDRLIEFAGVEMIDRRLTGNNLHLYINPERDIPEEAVAVHGITLEKLHEMKAPVFAEVAQQIADYISGAELIIHNAGFDESFLDMEFKKLNMPATRTITEKITDTLQMARERYPGQKNSLDALCTRLEVDRSKRVLHGALIDCELLGEVYLAMTRSQFSLVDELMAGNTDTSIAGGGQYQIQHTALPVIKPNAEDMAEHEAYLQTLDKIVGAPCAWRQWQQQQEDKSA, from the coding sequence ATGCGTCAAATTATTCTCGATACTGAAACTACCGGCCTGTCTGCCAGTAATGGCGACAGATTGATTGAATTTGCCGGAGTAGAAATGATAGACCGGCGGCTTACCGGCAATAATCTGCATCTTTATATTAATCCTGAGCGTGATATACCCGAAGAAGCAGTGGCAGTTCATGGCATCACATTGGAAAAACTGCATGAGATGAAAGCTCCAGTCTTTGCCGAAGTTGCCCAGCAAATAGCTGATTATATCAGCGGAGCAGAACTCATTATCCATAATGCGGGCTTTGACGAAAGCTTTCTGGATATGGAATTTAAAAAACTTAATATGCCCGCTACCAGAACCATTACTGAGAAAATCACCGATACTCTGCAAATGGCGCGCGAAAGATACCCGGGACAGAAAAATTCACTCGATGCTCTGTGTACCCGTCTGGAAGTGGATCGCAGCAAGCGCGTACTGCACGGTGCGCTGATAGACTGCGAGTTGCTTGGTGAAGTTTATTTGGCCATGACCCGCAGCCAGTTTAGCTTGGTGGATGAGCTGATGGCAGGTAATACCGATACCAGTATTGCGGGTGGTGGCCAATATCAGATACAACATACAGCTCTTCCTGTCATCAAACCCAATGCAGAAGATATGGCGGAACACGAAGCATATTTACAAACGCTGGATAAAATTGTCGGTGCACCATGTGCGTGGCGGCAGTGGCAGCAGCAACAAGAGGATAAATCTGCATGA
- the coaD gene encoding pantetheine-phosphate adenylyltransferase encodes MTNSNVRRAVYAGSFDPPTNGHLWMIREAQPLFDELVVAIGVNPEKATTYTIEERKDMLRAITANFPNVKISSFQNQYLVNYARSIGADFIVRGIRTASDYEYERSMRHINHDLQPDISTVFLMPPREYAEVSSTMVKGMVGPQNWQTMIRRYVPDAVYEKIMQDHLYQEH; translated from the coding sequence ATGACTAATTCGAATGTCCGCCGTGCTGTATATGCCGGCAGTTTTGATCCGCCGACAAATGGCCATTTATGGATGATTCGCGAAGCCCAGCCGTTATTTGATGAGCTAGTGGTTGCGATTGGCGTGAATCCTGAAAAAGCAACTACCTACACCATAGAAGAGCGTAAGGATATGTTGCGTGCCATTACCGCCAATTTTCCTAATGTGAAAATTTCCAGTTTTCAGAATCAGTATTTGGTTAATTATGCCCGTAGTATCGGTGCCGATTTCATCGTACGCGGTATCCGTACTGCTTCGGATTATGAATATGAGCGTTCGATGCGCCATATCAATCATGATTTACAGCCGGATATTTCTACAGTTTTTCTGATGCCACCGCGAGAGTATGCCGAAGTCTCGTCAACCATGGTAAAAGGTATGGTTGGTCCGCAGAACTGGCAGACGATGATACGTCGCTATGTACCAGATGCGGTGTATGAAAAAATTATGCAGGATCATTTGTATCAGGAACACTAA
- a CDS encoding MacB family efflux pump subunit yields the protein MSLLEIKGINRWFGQGENRVQVLKDINLSIEKGDFVAIIGQSGSGKSTLMNIIGCLDVPSSGSYKIDGVETATMSADEQAALRRRSFGFIFQRYNLLGTLTARENVALPAVYAGMEHDERLQRADELLSQLGLSGKEANRPNELSGGQQQRVSIARALMNGGEIILADEPTGALDTGSGQNVMEILHKLHDAGHTIVMVTHDPSIAANANRVIEIRDGRIIADHSKNPNIPTSRIESIEERNSWLFYRDQLFESFRMSIQAIMAHKMRSFLTMLGIIIGIASVVSVVALGRGSQEKILENINAMGTNTVSVYPGYGYGDRRSSRIKTLTVGDAEALKQQDYVDSVTPGANTSGTLTYENQSLSAQLYGVGDQYFDVRGIKLAFGRLFNEDDVSQNSQVVVIDDNTKNKLFADGSNPLGEVILFNKRPLRIIGVAAPNNNGFADTDSLQLYTPYTTLMNRISGSKYITSVTVKIKDNVNSQTAEKGIIELLKTRHGTEDFFTRNSDTIKQTIESTTGTMTMLISSIALISLVVGGIGVMNIMLVSVTERVKEIGIRMAIGARQHNILEQFLIEAVLICLIGGLVGVLFSFAISMLFNMLATDFAMSFSTISIVMAVLCSSFIGVLFGFMPAKRASQLNPIDALSRD from the coding sequence ATGAGTCTATTGGAAATCAAAGGTATTAACCGCTGGTTTGGTCAGGGTGAAAACCGTGTTCAGGTACTCAAGGATATTAACCTGAGTATCGAAAAAGGTGATTTTGTTGCCATTATCGGCCAGTCCGGTTCTGGTAAATCCACACTGATGAACATCATCGGCTGTCTGGATGTGCCTTCCAGTGGTTCCTACAAAATTGATGGTGTGGAAACGGCCACTATGAGTGCAGACGAGCAGGCTGCACTGCGTCGCCGCAGTTTTGGCTTTATTTTTCAGCGTTATAACTTGCTAGGCACCTTAACTGCGCGTGAAAATGTGGCTCTACCGGCCGTATATGCGGGCATGGAACACGATGAACGGCTGCAACGGGCAGATGAATTACTGTCGCAGCTCGGCCTGTCAGGTAAAGAAGCCAACCGTCCTAATGAGCTATCTGGTGGCCAGCAGCAGCGCGTCAGTATCGCACGCGCTCTGATGAACGGCGGGGAAATTATTCTGGCGGATGAGCCCACCGGTGCACTCGATACCGGCAGCGGACAGAACGTCATGGAAATCCTGCATAAACTCCACGACGCTGGCCATACCATTGTGATGGTGACCCACGATCCAAGCATAGCAGCCAATGCCAACCGCGTAATAGAAATCCGTGACGGACGCATTATTGCCGACCACAGCAAAAATCCGAATATTCCCACAAGTCGCATCGAAAGTATCGAAGAGCGCAACTCGTGGCTTTTTTACCGTGACCAACTATTTGAATCGTTTCGCATGTCGATTCAGGCGATTATGGCGCATAAGATGCGCTCATTTCTTACTATGCTCGGTATCATTATCGGTATTGCATCAGTAGTATCGGTTGTGGCACTGGGACGTGGTTCGCAAGAAAAAATTCTTGAAAACATTAATGCCATGGGCACCAATACGGTGTCTGTTTATCCAGGTTATGGCTATGGCGATCGCCGTTCTTCGCGGATTAAAACGTTGACCGTAGGCGATGCCGAAGCATTGAAACAGCAGGACTATGTTGACAGTGTTACTCCTGGTGCCAACACCAGTGGCACACTCACCTATGAAAATCAGTCTCTTTCCGCCCAGCTCTATGGGGTGGGAGATCAGTACTTTGATGTACGCGGTATCAAACTTGCTTTTGGCCGCCTGTTTAATGAAGATGATGTTAGCCAAAACAGTCAGGTAGTGGTGATTGATGACAACACCAAAAATAAACTCTTCGCAGACGGCAGTAATCCGTTGGGTGAGGTAATTTTGTTTAATAAGCGCCCTTTGCGCATCATTGGCGTAGCTGCACCTAATAATAATGGATTTGCTGATACCGACAGTTTACAGCTTTATACGCCGTATACCACCTTGATGAACCGCATTTCTGGTTCTAAATACATTACATCTGTTACCGTAAAAATCAAAGACAATGTAAATTCCCAGACTGCGGAAAAGGGCATTATTGAATTACTTAAAACCCGCCACGGTACTGAAGATTTTTTTACCCGCAATAGCGACACCATCAAGCAGACTATTGAAAGTACTACCGGTACCATGACAATGCTGATATCCAGTATTGCTTTGATTTCACTGGTGGTGGGCGGTATCGGTGTGATGAATATCATGCTGGTATCGGTAACAGAACGAGTGAAGGAAATTGGTATCCGTATGGCCATAGGCGCACGTCAGCACAATATTCTGGAGCAGTTTCTGATAGAGGCTGTACTGATTTGTTTGATTGGTGGGCTGGTAGGTGTGTTGTTTTCTTTTGCCATCAGTATGTTGTTTAACATGCTGGCCACCGATTTTGCCATGTCATTCTCAACCATTTCGATTGTGATGGCGGTTTTGTGTTCCAGCTTCATAGGTGTGTTATTCGGGTTTATGCCGGCAAAACGTGCTTCACAGCTAAATCCGATAGATGCCCTGTCGCGAGATTAA
- a CDS encoding LrgB family protein, with product MNIIAVGCFIWTIVLYALAKKCYRAKPIMLLSPAITFSVITIAVMQWLNIRYADYNQYTRYISGLLGPATVAFAIPIYQYREVMKRQLPILLAAIIVGMSVGVGSAYLMARLFHFNHEVTYSLMARSVSTPFAIELADKIHGSAALVSVFTIITGLAGMLFGDITLAFSRSRLHLANGAAFGNAAHGFGTSRAIQRNADEGVVASLTMILAGLFMVLVGPMLVRFIVWL from the coding sequence ATGAATATCATTGCTGTCGGCTGCTTTATCTGGACCATCGTGCTGTATGCATTGGCCAAAAAATGTTATCGCGCCAAACCCATTATGCTGTTATCCCCAGCTATTACATTTAGTGTCATCACCATTGCGGTGATGCAGTGGCTCAACATTAGATACGCCGATTACAATCAATACACACGTTATATATCTGGCCTGCTCGGACCGGCCACAGTGGCTTTTGCCATCCCCATTTACCAATATCGCGAGGTGATGAAGCGGCAGCTACCAATACTCTTGGCGGCCATTATTGTTGGCATGTCTGTTGGTGTCGGCAGTGCCTATCTTATGGCTCGTTTGTTTCATTTTAATCATGAAGTTACTTATAGCCTGATGGCACGGTCTGTTTCCACGCCATTTGCGATTGAGCTGGCAGATAAAATCCATGGCTCGGCCGCACTGGTATCGGTATTTACCATTATTACTGGGTTAGCCGGCATGCTGTTTGGTGACATCACACTGGCTTTCAGCCGCAGCCGTCTGCATCTTGCTAATGGTGCCGCTTTTGGTAACGCCGCTCATGGCTTCGGTACCTCACGCGCTATTCAGCGCAATGCCGATGAAGGGGTGGTTGCCAGTCTCACCATGATATTAGCTGGTTTATTTATGGTACTGGTCGGCCCGATGCTGGTGCGGTTTATTGTATGGCTGTAA
- a CDS encoding TolC family protein, with product MMKNISVKKSTAALIVGLSVLLNACATQTPYPQQSLYRAGMLSSAEIAAKYQVNGNWWEIYQDATLNQLVTTALANNIDLRQAAITAEKARYTARLTGTDLFPKANGSLGASSSKDLKEGGASSRSFSGQLGLSYELDVWQKIRANTNAAIWRYQASEQDMAASRLALINSVVDNYFHLAYIDGAISLTKDSIEQYRQIARISQAQYAVGKVSSINATNAKQSLLNAENSLTSLQQNRADVVQTLHNLLNQRPNETTDIQPTPLNQIKFSEVNLDVPLSVLANRPDLRAAEYRLQSAYATQQGTRRSWYPGISLSTAVNSRSDSANSALRFPVGTASVNVNLPFLDWQTLYWQNKQAKADFDSARLTFEQSLTTALNEVERYYQQYTLSRHTLANSEQKYQFDIKNSRYYHARYQYGTNPLSDWLDALNTQYSSAQNVLNSRYNVLQNENLIYQAMAGRYQPR from the coding sequence ATGATGAAAAATATTTCTGTGAAAAAAAGCACCGCAGCTTTAATTGTAGGTTTAAGTGTGTTGCTGAATGCCTGCGCTACTCAGACACCTTATCCGCAGCAGAGCCTATATCGGGCCGGTATGCTCAGCAGTGCTGAAATTGCCGCAAAGTATCAGGTAAACGGCAACTGGTGGGAAATTTATCAAGATGCTACATTGAATCAGCTGGTTACTACAGCACTGGCAAATAATATTGATTTACGGCAGGCTGCTATAACCGCTGAAAAAGCGCGCTACACTGCGCGGCTGACGGGCACGGATTTATTTCCTAAAGCCAATGGTTCCCTTGGTGCCAGTAGCAGTAAAGACCTGAAAGAGGGCGGGGCATCCAGCCGTAGCTTTAGCGGCCAGCTGGGACTGAGCTATGAGCTGGATGTGTGGCAAAAAATCCGTGCTAATACCAATGCCGCTATCTGGCGCTATCAGGCCAGCGAGCAGGATATGGCCGCCAGCCGTTTAGCACTAATAAACAGTGTAGTGGATAATTATTTTCATTTGGCCTATATCGATGGCGCCATCAGCCTGACTAAGGACAGCATCGAGCAATACCGTCAGATTGCTCGCATCTCGCAGGCACAGTATGCGGTGGGTAAAGTGAGCAGTATTAATGCTACTAATGCCAAACAATCTCTACTGAATGCAGAAAACAGCCTGACTTCTCTGCAACAAAATCGTGCCGACGTAGTGCAGACGCTGCACAATTTACTTAATCAACGACCAAATGAAACAACGGATATCCAGCCAACACCTTTGAATCAGATTAAATTCAGTGAAGTGAATCTGGATGTACCTTTATCCGTTCTCGCCAATCGTCCAGATCTACGCGCGGCGGAATATCGCCTACAGTCTGCCTATGCCACCCAGCAAGGTACTCGCCGTAGCTGGTATCCAGGCATCAGCCTCAGTACGGCAGTAAATTCTCGTTCAGATTCGGCAAACTCTGCCTTGCGTTTTCCTGTTGGTACGGCCAGTGTTAACGTCAACCTGCCATTTCTCGACTGGCAGACCTTATATTGGCAAAATAAGCAAGCCAAAGCTGATTTTGACAGCGCTAGACTGACATTTGAGCAGTCACTGACAACGGCACTAAATGAGGTAGAACGATATTATCAGCAATACACCCTTAGTCGTCATACCTTAGCCAATTCCGAACAAAAATATCAGTTTGATATAAAAAACAGCCGGTACTACCATGCACGCTATCAGTATGGTACCAATCCGCTCAGTGACTGGTTGGATGCGCTGAATACGCAATATTCTTCTGCACAGAATGTCCTGAACAGCCGCTACAACGTTTTACAAAATGAAAATCTGATATATCAAGCCATGGCCGGACGTTATCAGCCGCGATAA
- a CDS encoding CidA/LrgA family protein translates to MNILHLCPANCLRICSQIGVIILFWIAGLGIEKVTHIPLSAGVIGLFLLLVLLQLKIIKLSWVSSGAQALLGELMLYFMPILIAVVQYKALFMAEGWQLIVSIVSGTFLVMSSTALTLKYCYRMRRAWIKRRHI, encoded by the coding sequence ATGAATATCTTACACCTTTGTCCGGCTAACTGCTTGCGTATCTGCAGTCAGATCGGCGTAATTATATTGTTCTGGATAGCTGGACTCGGTATTGAAAAAGTTACGCATATTCCTCTATCCGCTGGTGTAATCGGTTTATTTCTGCTGTTAGTCCTTTTACAACTAAAAATAATCAAGCTGTCGTGGGTATCCAGTGGAGCACAGGCGCTACTCGGAGAGCTGATGCTGTACTTCATGCCTATTCTGATTGCGGTGGTGCAATATAAAGCACTTTTTATGGCTGAAGGCTGGCAATTGATTGTAAGTATCGTCAGCGGCACCTTTCTGGTGATGAGTAGTACAGCTCTGACGCTGAAATACTGTTACCGCATGCGACGTGCCTGGATTAAGCGCCGCCATATCTAA
- a CDS encoding LysR substrate-binding domain-containing protein: protein MIDIKALQCWVALVQNHSFSATAEKLALSQPSVSKIIHTLENELNVALLYKGENGRKRLVQPTEIGQRVYDRSQQILNQVNLLQQEVADYRKLKSGTLRIGMSLLGSRLLTPVFFRFHQQCPDIELAFIESGTRDIEAALLDNRLDAGQLLLPVSDEFNHIPLCDYPLMVLFPRKRLANIPESISLRSLRDESFILFSRGFALYERIVNACRDQGFEPNVVCCTSQWELLRDMVEKEIGIALLPRYYTDDFDSKVFAAVPLTDPTINWRLSMAWPRHKKLTPALKAWLNVVRQEFAQ from the coding sequence ATGATTGATATAAAAGCACTTCAGTGCTGGGTGGCTTTGGTTCAGAATCATAGCTTTTCCGCCACCGCAGAAAAACTGGCTTTATCGCAGCCCAGCGTAAGCAAAATAATACATACATTAGAAAATGAACTAAATGTAGCATTACTTTATAAAGGTGAAAACGGCCGCAAACGACTGGTACAGCCTACCGAAATTGGTCAGCGTGTCTATGATCGTTCGCAGCAGATACTGAATCAGGTCAATCTCTTGCAACAGGAAGTTGCGGATTACCGCAAATTAAAATCCGGTACCTTGCGCATTGGTATGTCCCTGCTTGGGAGCCGTCTGCTTACGCCGGTTTTCTTCCGTTTTCATCAGCAATGTCCAGATATTGAGCTGGCGTTTATCGAATCCGGTACCCGCGATATCGAAGCTGCTTTGCTGGATAACCGGCTGGATGCCGGTCAGTTGCTGCTACCGGTAAGCGATGAATTTAACCACATTCCCTTGTGCGATTACCCGCTGATGGTTTTGTTTCCACGAAAAAGGCTGGCTAATATTCCCGAATCGATATCGCTGCGCAGCTTGCGTGATGAATCTTTTATTCTGTTTAGCCGAGGTTTTGCTCTATATGAGCGCATTGTCAATGCCTGCCGCGATCAGGGCTTTGAACCGAATGTTGTTTGCTGTACTAGCCAGTGGGAGCTATTGCGAGATATGGTAGAGAAAGAAATAGGTATTGCTTTACTGCCACGCTATTACACTGATGATTTTGATAGCAAGGTGTTTGCAGCCGTCCCACTCACAGACCCTACAATCAACTGGCGTTTATCTATGGCATGGCCGCGCCATAAAAAGCTGACGCCGGCACTTAAAGCGTGGCTAAATGTGGTGCGACAAGAATTCGCACAATAA